The genomic interval GAGAGCAGATCGCTCGAAACCTATCTCAACACGCAAGAACAGGCCGCCATCGTGGCGCGGTCGATGCTTGGTACGCCTCGTCCGATGCCGCAATTGCCACTCGCGTGGACCGAAATTGCCGGCCGGTATATCCAAGTCGCCGGCCAATTCACCGGCCCCGGCGAGATAGTCGAGCGCACCGACGCCGACGGAATCGGTTCCGTTTCATTCCGAATCCACAACGAGCGAGTCGTTGCCTGCGTCGCCATCGCTGCAACACGTAGCTTCGCTCTTGCGCGACGCATGGTCGAGAGCGAGTTGCGGATTGGTGCCGCCACGCTTTCCGACCCGAACACGAGCCTGCGCGACTTGCTGCGTCAGGAAGGGAGGGAGAGGAGACATGCCACGGCTTGACGGAGAAGTCGTCCTCATCACGGGCGGCGCATCGGGACTAGGCAAGGCAATCGTCGGTCGCTTGGTTGCGGAGGGCGCAAAGGTGATGGTGCTCGATCGTTCTGCGGACCGTTTGGCTGCGCTGACCGAAGAGCACGGCTCGCAAGTCTTGGGCGCGACCGGTGACGTCCGCGTGCTCGCCGACCAAGAAAGGGCAGTGCAGACATGCGTGGCGCATTTTGGGCGCCTCGACTGTCTGATCGCCAATGCCGGTATCTGGGACTATTCGATCCCGCTCGTGGATCTTGCGCCGGAGAACATTGACGCAGCGTTTGACGAGATGTTTCAGGTCAATGTCAAAGGCTACATCCTGTCTGCCAAGGCTGCGCTTCAGGCGCTTGTCGCATCCCGCGGCAGCATCATCATGACGATTTCAAATGCGGGCTTCTATCCGGGCGGCGGGGGACCTCTGTACACAGCCAGCAAGCATGCGGTAGTGGGCCTCGTGCGTCAGCTCGCCTATGAACTCGCGC from Rhizomicrobium sp. carries:
- the hcaB gene encoding 3-(cis-5,6-dihydroxycyclohexa-1,3-dien-1-yl)propanoate dehydrogenase codes for the protein MPRLDGEVVLITGGASGLGKAIVGRLVAEGAKVMVLDRSADRLAALTEEHGSQVLGATGDVRVLADQERAVQTCVAHFGRLDCLIANAGIWDYSIPLVDLAPENIDAAFDEMFQVNVKGYILSAKAALQALVASRGSIIMTISNAGFYPGGGGPLYTASKHAVVGLVRQLAYELAPYVRVNGVAPGAIDTDLRGPTSLGLAEKSIASLDLPSIAGPMMPIGRIPTAAEYTGAYVLFASRGDNVPATGALLNYDGGIGIRGLAQPAGGTHLADHFARQQKSKE